In Desulfovibrio sp. 86, the following proteins share a genomic window:
- a CDS encoding chemotaxis protein, whose amino-acid sequence MAQTNILLETGTNELEIVEFYVNQDGYEAHYGLNVAKVVEIGRRQPVTAMPEMRHKALLGAFLHRNGRIVPLIDMARFLGSAPITNEDAKVIVTEFNGVCTGFLVSGVNRIYRLSWTDVEAPGQFLQNMSRSSVTGVVRLEERVIFLLDLEAIVAELHPAMALRFDAADMAASDGKTYTILHVDDSSSIRSLLLDLLNKEGRFKVEQRVNGQEAWDYLQTVRNRCEAENRPVSDFLQGIITDIEMPAMDGLALCKRIKDDPVLKKLPVAIFSSMINESLARKCALVGADAQYTKPDLKALSVKLHELITAVWGHQA is encoded by the coding sequence CCTCAATGTGGCCAAAGTGGTTGAAATAGGCCGTCGCCAACCTGTGACGGCCATGCCGGAAATGCGCCATAAAGCCCTGCTGGGCGCGTTTTTGCACCGCAACGGGCGCATTGTGCCGCTTATCGACATGGCGCGTTTTCTTGGCAGCGCACCCATAACCAATGAAGACGCCAAGGTCATTGTGACGGAGTTCAACGGAGTCTGTACGGGCTTTCTCGTGTCTGGCGTCAACCGCATCTACAGGTTGAGCTGGACGGACGTTGAAGCCCCCGGCCAGTTTTTGCAGAACATGAGCCGCAGTTCCGTCACCGGCGTGGTGCGGCTTGAAGAGCGCGTCATATTTCTGCTGGATCTTGAAGCCATTGTGGCCGAACTGCACCCGGCCATGGCCCTGCGCTTTGACGCGGCGGACATGGCCGCTTCGGACGGCAAGACGTACACCATCCTGCATGTGGACGATTCCAGCAGCATCCGCAGCCTGCTGCTGGATCTGCTCAACAAGGAAGGACGCTTCAAGGTGGAGCAGCGCGTCAACGGGCAGGAAGCCTGGGACTACCTGCAGACCGTGCGCAATCGTTGCGAGGCGGAGAACCGCCCCGTATCGGATTTTTTGCAGGGAATCATCACGGACATCGAAATGCCCGCCATGGACGGCCTTGCCCTGTGCAAGCGCATCAAGGATGACCCTGTGCTCAAAAAGCTGCCCGTGGCCATCTTTTCCTCAATGATCAACGAGAGCCTCGCCAGAAAGTGCGCCCTGGTGGGGGCGGACGCCCAGTACACCAAGCCGGATCTCAAGGCCCTTTCCGTCAAGCTGCATGAGCTTATCACCGCAGTCTGGGGCCACCAGGCCTAG